From the genome of Halorussus caseinilyticus, one region includes:
- a CDS encoding carotenoid oxygenase family protein yields MPAYSPGFRSLDAEHDDLSLDVDGEIPAWLSGSLVRNGPGKFEVGGRRVEHWFDGLAMLHKFRFDGGDVAYSNRFLRTETYRRAVEEGTIASQFATSGSYLDQLKSFLGDPTDNANVNVARVGGDYLALTETPRRVRFDPETLAVRGDLPADDVPGHHVTAHFQRDDRRGETVGYATEFGRTNRYRIYRVPDDPPGPGAGAERVPVASLEVERPAYLHSFALTRRYAVLVEPPFVVNPMRFLLPGSGGFIDNYRWRPERGTRFLVFDRESGELAAERRTAPFFFFHTVNAFDAEGHVVVDLVAYEDADIVENLFMSSVEGEAGRPDSGPELDAAEGELARFRVPVEEGTGTTVERRDRYTGTELPRVAPGARMDRYRFAYGQATAREGQNGLVKVNVETGEATEWWAEGHYAGEPIFVPNPDDAAVPEDRGVVLAPALDTESEQSLLVVLDGETFEELARAQVPHHIPFGFHGEFFPEVVS; encoded by the coding sequence ATGCCAGCCTACAGCCCCGGATTCCGGTCGCTCGACGCCGAACACGACGACCTCTCGCTCGACGTTGACGGCGAGATTCCGGCGTGGCTCTCGGGGTCGCTGGTCCGCAACGGTCCCGGCAAGTTCGAGGTCGGGGGTCGGCGCGTCGAACACTGGTTCGACGGACTGGCGATGCTCCACAAGTTCCGGTTCGACGGCGGCGACGTGGCCTACTCGAACCGCTTTCTCCGGACCGAGACCTACCGGCGGGCCGTAGAGGAGGGAACTATCGCCAGCCAGTTCGCCACCTCCGGGAGCTATCTCGACCAGTTGAAGTCGTTTCTCGGCGACCCGACGGACAACGCGAACGTCAACGTCGCCCGCGTCGGCGGCGACTACCTCGCGCTGACCGAGACCCCCCGGCGGGTGCGCTTCGACCCCGAGACGCTGGCGGTCCGGGGCGACCTGCCCGCCGACGACGTGCCGGGCCACCACGTCACCGCGCACTTCCAGCGCGACGACCGGCGCGGCGAGACGGTGGGCTACGCCACCGAGTTCGGCCGGACGAACCGGTATCGAATCTACCGGGTGCCAGACGACCCGCCCGGACCCGGCGCGGGCGCAGAGCGCGTCCCCGTGGCGTCTCTCGAAGTCGAACGCCCGGCCTACCTCCACAGTTTCGCGCTCACGCGGCGGTACGCGGTCCTCGTGGAACCGCCGTTCGTCGTGAACCCGATGCGCTTCCTTCTGCCCGGAAGCGGTGGGTTCATCGACAACTACCGGTGGAGACCCGAGCGCGGAACTCGGTTTCTGGTCTTCGACCGCGAGTCGGGCGAACTCGCCGCCGAGCGCCGGACGGCCCCGTTTTTCTTCTTCCACACGGTCAACGCCTTCGACGCGGAGGGCCACGTCGTCGTGGACCTCGTGGCCTACGAGGACGCCGACATCGTGGAGAACCTTTTCATGTCCTCCGTCGAGGGCGAGGCGGGCCGCCCCGACTCGGGGCCGGAACTCGACGCCGCCGAAGGCGAGTTGGCGCGCTTCCGGGTCCCGGTCGAAGAAGGGACCGGAACGACAGTAGAGCGCCGGGACCGCTACACGGGCACGGAACTCCCGCGGGTCGCGCCCGGCGCGCGGATGGACCGGTACCGCTTCGCCTACGGGCAGGCCACCGCACGCGAGGGCCAGAACGGACTCGTCAAGGTGAACGTCGAGACGGGCGAGGCCACCGAGTGGTGGGCCGAGGGCCACTACGCCGGGGAGCCGATTTTCGTCCCGAACCCCGACGACGCCGCGGTCCCCGAGGACCGCGGCGTCGTCCTCGCGCCCGCCCTCGACACCGAGTCCGAGCAGTCGCTGTTGGTCGTCCTCGACGGCGAGACGTTCGAGGAACTCGCGCGGGCACAGGTACCCCACCACATCCCGTTCGGGTTCCACGGCGAGTTCTTCCCCGAAGTCGTCTCGTAG
- a CDS encoding PKD domain-containing protein, with product MTRIRTRLATVGIALLLVASAVPLAPSGGTAAAAEHAFVVEQGDRCVEVSPLRGDDGVVSFYDYRTIGNAPRGLYSSYMPAGLQRADASRLFLYEGPDGVSLVMVHNANGGDGGDGSAATFRFRGLPSGGDWVVEDDNYVGQDDRFSRNRIDWSWYGDRTDGAAFRGLDRGSTEVTVVPAFDEQAALYDAPVQRSGETRAWQFLTGSVGNPETVALDMNAPVTIRTGHCTPDETPPSAALSGEDGVAGRPVSFDASGSSDDREIAAYRWDFDGDGDVERTTTDPTVAYEYGETGTYDASVTVVDEAGNADSAQARITVETDDPPEAAFRTSDAPTEGSPVTFDASNSTDDTGIAAYRWSFGGNATATGQRVTHTFDANGTYTVTLEVVDEGGNNATTTTEVEVLPADETAPNATVRANRTNVTAGALVSFDAANSSDNRGVSEYRWDFGDGTGATGPRATHAYDSAGTYDATVTVADAGGNAATANVTVVVRPPDRTDPAANLSVGTNRTETGTEVAFDASNSTDDGGSGIAEYRWDFDGDGEVERTTGNATVRHAYDSNGTYDASVTVVDEAGNPDEAAVSVRVERDRQAHRGKGGDDGGNAGGGSTSLGPPPVVTRSESRGPNAGLVDVRNGRADETIRADLPASAVANRTGVTFRKIAVDLADDDTHFAVRTARPAAGATNASLPADVTLGSLSVESKYVRSRTVAGVTYEVAIERSRLADAGLAPADLTAYERTGGASAAGDAGERAGGAREAWAQANASVVSSGETVVLRVRTDGFGPIALGADRSVTLADAELDAAQVEADEPVSVTATLRNEADRAEEFAANLTVDDEVVATETVEVPAGATKRVTVEATLAPGTHRVGLGGRRVGNVSVAEPTADLGVADVSLNSSAIPAGGRVAIAATVENTGSAAGERTVALTLFGEQLATKTVRVPAHETRRVTFARTVNAPGSYTARVGDETAALEVESGGDGEDGRTAPAVPGFGVGAAAVALVAALLVALSARTRR from the coding sequence ATGACACGGATACGCACGCGACTCGCTACGGTCGGTATCGCTCTCTTGCTGGTCGCCTCGGCAGTTCCGCTCGCTCCCTCCGGGGGAACTGCCGCCGCCGCGGAACACGCCTTCGTCGTGGAACAGGGCGACCGGTGTGTCGAGGTGTCGCCCCTCCGCGGCGACGACGGCGTGGTCTCGTTCTACGACTACCGGACGATTGGGAACGCCCCGCGGGGTCTCTACAGTTCCTACATGCCCGCGGGACTCCAACGGGCCGACGCGAGCAGACTCTTCCTCTACGAGGGTCCCGACGGGGTGAGCCTCGTGATGGTCCACAACGCGAACGGCGGCGACGGCGGCGACGGGAGCGCCGCCACCTTCCGGTTCCGCGGACTCCCGAGCGGCGGCGACTGGGTGGTCGAAGACGACAACTACGTCGGGCAGGACGACCGCTTCTCGCGCAACCGCATCGACTGGTCGTGGTACGGCGACCGGACCGACGGCGCGGCCTTCCGGGGTCTCGACCGCGGTAGCACCGAAGTCACGGTCGTCCCGGCGTTCGACGAGCAGGCCGCCCTCTACGACGCTCCCGTCCAGCGGTCGGGCGAGACCCGCGCGTGGCAGTTCCTCACGGGGAGCGTCGGGAATCCCGAGACCGTCGCTCTCGACATGAACGCCCCGGTGACGATTCGGACCGGCCACTGCACGCCCGACGAAACCCCGCCGAGCGCCGCGCTCTCGGGCGAAGACGGCGTGGCGGGCCGTCCGGTCTCGTTCGACGCCAGCGGGTCGTCGGACGACCGGGAAATCGCGGCGTACCGGTGGGACTTCGACGGCGACGGCGACGTAGAGCGAACCACCACCGACCCGACCGTCGCCTACGAGTACGGCGAGACGGGCACCTACGACGCCAGCGTGACCGTCGTGGACGAGGCGGGCAACGCCGACAGCGCGCAGGCTCGGATTACCGTCGAGACCGACGACCCGCCGGAGGCCGCCTTCCGGACTTCCGACGCACCGACCGAGGGGTCGCCCGTCACCTTCGACGCGAGCAACTCCACCGACGACACCGGCATCGCGGCGTACCGCTGGTCGTTCGGCGGGAACGCGACGGCGACCGGCCAGCGCGTGACCCACACCTTCGACGCCAACGGGACCTACACCGTCACGCTGGAGGTCGTAGACGAGGGCGGCAACAACGCCACGACGACGACCGAAGTCGAGGTCCTGCCCGCCGACGAGACGGCCCCGAACGCGACGGTTCGGGCGAACCGGACCAACGTCACGGCGGGCGCGCTAGTCTCGTTCGACGCGGCCAACTCATCAGACAACCGGGGCGTCTCGGAGTACCGCTGGGACTTCGGCGACGGGACCGGCGCGACCGGTCCGCGGGCGACCCACGCCTACGACTCGGCGGGGACCTACGACGCGACGGTCACCGTCGCCGACGCGGGAGGCAACGCGGCCACCGCGAACGTGACCGTGGTCGTCCGACCGCCCGACCGGACCGACCCCGCCGCGAACCTCTCGGTCGGGACCAATCGGACCGAGACGGGCACCGAAGTCGCCTTCGACGCGAGCAACTCGACCGACGATGGCGGGTCCGGTATCGCCGAGTATCGCTGGGACTTCGACGGCGACGGCGAAGTCGAGCGCACGACCGGGAACGCGACGGTCCGCCACGCCTACGACTCGAACGGCACCTACGACGCCAGCGTGACCGTCGTGGACGAGGCGGGCAACCCCGACGAGGCGGCCGTCTCCGTCCGCGTGGAACGGGACCGGCAGGCCCACCGGGGGAAGGGCGGAGACGACGGCGGGAACGCTGGCGGCGGTTCGACCAGTCTCGGCCCGCCGCCGGTCGTCACCCGCTCAGAGTCCCGCGGGCCGAACGCCGGACTCGTGGACGTGCGCAACGGCCGGGCCGACGAGACGATTCGGGCCGACCTGCCCGCGAGCGCAGTCGCCAACCGAACCGGCGTGACGTTCCGGAAAATCGCGGTGGACCTCGCAGACGACGACACCCACTTCGCGGTCCGGACCGCCCGACCCGCCGCGGGAGCGACAAACGCCTCGCTCCCGGCGGACGTGACCCTCGGGTCGCTGTCGGTCGAATCGAAGTACGTCCGGTCGCGGACCGTCGCGGGCGTCACCTACGAGGTGGCAATCGAGCGGTCCCGCCTCGCCGACGCGGGTCTCGCGCCCGCGGACCTGACCGCGTACGAGCGCACGGGCGGCGCGAGCGCCGCGGGTGACGCGGGCGAGCGTGCAGGCGGCGCGCGCGAGGCGTGGGCGCAGGCCAACGCGTCGGTCGTCTCGAGCGGCGAGACCGTCGTCCTCCGGGTCCGAACCGACGGGTTCGGACCGATTGCGCTCGGGGCCGACAGGTCGGTGACGCTCGCCGACGCCGAACTCGACGCGGCGCAGGTCGAGGCCGACGAACCGGTCTCCGTGACGGCGACACTCCGGAACGAGGCCGACCGCGCCGAGGAGTTCGCGGCGAACCTCACGGTAGACGACGAGGTGGTAGCGACCGAGACGGTCGAAGTGCCTGCGGGCGCGACCAAGCGGGTCACGGTCGAGGCGACGCTTGCACCGGGTACCCACCGAGTCGGACTCGGCGGTCGGCGAGTCGGCAACGTGTCGGTGGCCGAACCCACCGCGGACCTCGGCGTGGCCGACGTGTCGCTGAACTCGTCGGCTATCCCGGCGGGCGGGCGGGTCGCAATCGCGGCGACCGTCGAGAACACCGGGAGCGCGGCGGGCGAGCGGACGGTCGCACTGACCCTGTTCGGCGAGCAGTTGGCGACGAAGACGGTCCGGGTCCCGGCCCACGAGACCCGACGGGTGACGTTCGCCCGAACCGTGAACGCACCGGGAAGCTACACCGCGAGGGTGGGCGACGAGACGGCCGCGCTGGAGGTCGAGTCCGGGGGCGACGGCGAGGACGGACGGACTGCGCCCGCCGTGCCGGGATTCGGGGTCGGCGCGGCGGCGGTGGCGCTGGTCGCGGCCCTGCTGGTCGCGCTGTCGGCCCGCACCCGCCGATGA
- a CDS encoding S8 family peptidase → MRGVTTPRRKFLKGFATTTAVGLAASAPASADEQVTYLVTAASDSAKRNVERAGYTVRNEIAAANVLLVAGPTDAADDIRSVNGVRRVATDAAYELGDSPVEAADRTEDAEYADRQWDKQVTEAFDAHETATGEGTRIAVVDTGVDATHPDLTDNVNTDLGRSFIDGESGPDSGPVHYHGTHVAGIAAATGERGVVGTAPDAEIVPIRVFPKEGPLLERISDCLLALDYAAEIGADAVNMSLGWSPRPPRENQTSRGVRRVVCERVCRSVLQRGTSVVVSAGNSDADLQHGGYRYMWSSLQSTFAVSATGPNDERSFYSNYGTNTIDVGAPGGGYETLEKTLSPDTDWPYPTNLVLSTVPGGSYAYLAGTSMASPQVAGLAALVRELAPDASPQQVHRAIERNADLTPGASDPELGAGRINAARTVESLTE, encoded by the coding sequence ATGAGAGGCGTTACCACCCCGCGACGAAAGTTCCTGAAAGGCTTCGCCACGACTACCGCCGTCGGTCTCGCGGCGTCCGCCCCCGCGAGTGCCGACGAGCAGGTGACGTACCTCGTCACCGCCGCGAGCGACTCAGCGAAGCGAAACGTCGAGCGAGCGGGCTACACGGTCCGCAACGAGATAGCCGCCGCGAACGTGCTGTTGGTCGCTGGCCCGACCGACGCGGCCGACGACATCCGGAGCGTGAACGGCGTCCGACGGGTCGCCACCGACGCCGCCTACGAGTTGGGCGACTCGCCGGTCGAGGCGGCCGACCGGACCGAGGACGCCGAGTACGCCGACCGCCAGTGGGACAAACAGGTGACCGAAGCGTTCGACGCCCACGAGACGGCCACCGGCGAGGGCACCCGAATCGCCGTCGTGGACACGGGCGTCGATGCCACCCACCCGGACCTCACGGACAACGTGAACACCGACCTCGGCCGGTCGTTCATCGACGGGGAGTCGGGTCCCGACAGTGGTCCCGTACACTACCACGGCACGCACGTCGCGGGCATCGCCGCCGCCACCGGCGAACGGGGCGTCGTCGGCACCGCGCCCGACGCCGAAATCGTCCCGATTCGGGTCTTCCCGAAGGAGGGGCCGCTACTCGAACGAATCAGCGACTGCCTGCTGGCGCTCGACTACGCCGCCGAAATCGGTGCCGATGCCGTCAACATGAGTCTCGGGTGGAGTCCCCGACCGCCACGGGAGAACCAGACTTCCCGTGGCGTCCGTCGGGTCGTCTGCGAACGAGTCTGTCGGAGCGTCCTCCAGCGAGGGACCAGCGTCGTCGTCTCGGCGGGCAACTCCGACGCCGACCTCCAGCACGGCGGCTACCGGTACATGTGGTCCAGCCTCCAGAGTACGTTTGCCGTGAGCGCGACCGGCCCGAACGACGAACGGTCGTTTTACTCGAACTACGGCACCAACACCATCGACGTGGGCGCACCCGGCGGCGGGTACGAGACGCTGGAGAAGACCCTCTCGCCAGACACCGACTGGCCGTATCCGACCAATCTCGTCCTCTCGACGGTTCCCGGCGGGTCCTACGCGTACTTGGCGGGTACCTCGATGGCGTCCCCGCAGGTCGCGGGTCTCGCCGCTCTCGTCCGGGAACTCGCGCCCGACGCGAGTCCCCAACAGGTCCACCGGGCAATCGAGCGGAACGCCGACCTCACGCCGGGCGCGAGCGACCCCGAACTCGGTGCGGGCCGGATAAACGCCGCGCGGACCGTCGAATCCCTCACGGAGTAG
- the queC gene encoding 7-cyano-7-deazaguanine synthase QueC has protein sequence MTDSTPKRAVVLASGGMDSATAAYVADEEGYDCYLLHTSYGQETEGKEYDCARRLADEVDAADFLHVETGHLAAVGGSSLTDDEMDVADADLESEEVPTSYVPFRNANLLSMAVSYAETNDCGAVFIGAHSEDFSGYPDCRPAFFDAFQQVVDTGTRDDTDIDLRAPFVEWSKTDIAERGTELGVPYEHTWSCYRAEAPACGTCDACAFRLQAFQNLGVRDPIEYEQRPEYAE, from the coding sequence ATGACTGACAGCACACCGAAGCGCGCGGTCGTCCTCGCCTCGGGCGGGATGGACAGCGCGACTGCGGCCTACGTCGCCGACGAGGAGGGTTACGACTGCTACCTGCTCCACACCTCCTACGGGCAGGAGACCGAGGGCAAGGAGTACGACTGCGCCCGCCGACTCGCCGACGAGGTGGACGCCGCGGACTTCCTCCACGTCGAGACTGGCCACCTCGCCGCCGTCGGCGGGTCGAGTCTCACCGACGACGAGATGGACGTGGCGGACGCCGACCTCGAATCCGAGGAGGTGCCGACCTCCTACGTCCCGTTCCGGAACGCCAACCTGCTTTCGATGGCGGTCTCCTACGCCGAGACCAACGACTGCGGGGCCGTCTTCATCGGCGCGCACAGCGAGGACTTCTCGGGATACCCCGACTGCCGCCCGGCGTTCTTCGACGCCTTCCAGCAGGTCGTCGATACGGGGACCAGAGACGACACCGACATCGACCTCCGCGCGCCGTTCGTGGAGTGGTCGAAGACCGACATCGCCGAGCGAGGAACCGAGTTGGGCGTCCCCTACGAACACACGTGGAGTTGCTACCGGGCGGAAGCCCCGGCCTGCGGGACCTGTGACGCCTGCGCGTTCCGGTTGCAGGCGTTCCAGAACCTCGGCGTCCGGGACCCCATCGAGTACGAGCAACGGCCGGAGTACGCGGAATAG
- a CDS encoding DUF7544 domain-containing protein has protein sequence MGAISAFSTAAGTLKRNGVLVVAAFVALLVNALPSGVVALLPASVGPFVSLPVSGLVLLAVPFLLGGLLSMAAEGLDGVTRLGTFVEGGKEYYLSILGALLLFAVVMTAITTIFVIGIAVVGVFVLGMGTSGLGGSVASPGAGIAAFALVGLLVGLGTMLPLFFLQFYAPAIVVSDLGVVASFKRSAGLVRRNFVSTLGYTALTMLVGLVAGVAGIFVTILGGLGGSLSATPSEFGVGMVALGGVLSLVVSAVVSAFGTTYQVAFYADCLDSLE, from the coding sequence ATGGGTGCAATTTCAGCCTTCTCGACCGCGGCCGGGACGCTCAAGCGGAACGGCGTCCTCGTCGTCGCGGCGTTCGTCGCCTTGTTGGTAAACGCTCTCCCCTCCGGCGTGGTGGCCCTGCTACCGGCCTCCGTCGGGCCGTTCGTCTCGCTCCCGGTGTCGGGACTCGTCTTACTCGCCGTCCCGTTCCTGCTCGGCGGACTGCTCTCGATGGCCGCCGAAGGGTTGGACGGCGTTACCCGACTCGGGACGTTCGTCGAGGGCGGGAAAGAGTACTACCTCAGCATTCTCGGCGCGCTACTGCTGTTCGCCGTCGTGATGACGGCCATCACGACAATCTTCGTCATCGGCATCGCCGTGGTCGGCGTGTTCGTCCTCGGGATGGGCACGTCCGGTCTCGGCGGGTCGGTGGCTTCGCCGGGTGCCGGTATCGCCGCCTTCGCTCTCGTCGGACTGCTCGTCGGTCTCGGGACGATGCTCCCGCTGTTCTTCCTCCAGTTCTACGCCCCGGCCATCGTCGTCTCGGACCTCGGCGTCGTCGCGTCGTTCAAGCGGAGCGCCGGACTCGTCCGCCGAAACTTCGTCTCGACGCTCGGATACACTGCTCTCACGATGCTGGTGGGTCTCGTGGCGGGCGTCGCGGGCATCTTCGTCACGATTCTCGGCGGACTCGGCGGCAGTCTCTCGGCGACCCCCTCGGAGTTCGGCGTCGGCATGGTCGCCCTCGGCGGCGTCCTGTCGCTGGTCGTCTCGGCAGTCGTCTCGGCGTTCGGCACGACGTATCAGGTCGCGTTCTACGCCGACTGCCTCGACTCGCTGGAGTGA
- a CDS encoding 7-carboxy-7-deazaguanine synthase QueE translates to MPVSSDVDRADAEDGEFDGEGDALPVNELFESLQGEGRLAGVPSVFVRTSGCNLRCWFCDSYHTSWEPSHATMSVEEVLAEVESYDADHVVVTGGEPMIHDAVKSLLRKLDARDYHTTVETNGTVYRDAPIDLASVSPKLASSTPTPERDPKGDGEWADRHENRRIDLDALAALVEAYDFQLKFVVSDREDVDEITDLLGRIRDASAVEIRDTDVLLMPEGATRDRIEETRALTAELAREYGFRYTPRLHVDLWNDAPET, encoded by the coding sequence ATGCCCGTCTCCAGCGACGTGGACCGCGCGGACGCCGAGGACGGAGAGTTCGACGGGGAGGGGGACGCCCTCCCGGTCAACGAACTCTTCGAGTCGTTGCAGGGCGAGGGCCGACTCGCGGGCGTTCCCAGCGTGTTCGTCCGCACTTCGGGGTGTAACCTCCGGTGTTGGTTCTGCGACTCGTATCACACCTCGTGGGAACCCTCCCACGCGACGATGAGCGTCGAGGAAGTTCTGGCCGAAGTCGAGTCCTACGACGCCGACCACGTGGTCGTCACGGGCGGCGAACCAATGATACACGACGCCGTAAAGTCGCTCCTCCGGAAGCTCGACGCGCGGGACTACCACACCACCGTCGAGACCAACGGTACCGTCTACCGGGACGCGCCCATCGACCTCGCCAGCGTCAGTCCGAAACTCGCCTCCAGCACGCCGACCCCGGAGCGAGACCCGAAGGGCGACGGCGAGTGGGCCGACCGCCACGAGAATCGACGCATCGACCTCGACGCGCTCGCCGCGCTGGTCGAAGCCTACGACTTCCAACTCAAGTTCGTCGTCAGCGACCGGGAAGACGTGGACGAGATTACCGACCTGCTCGGTCGGATTCGGGACGCCTCCGCGGTCGAAATACGGGACACCGACGTTCTGCTGATGCCCGAGGGCGCGACCAGAGACCGAATCGAAGAGACCCGCGCGCTCACCGCCGAACTCGCCCGAGAGTACGGCTTTCGGTACACGCCGCGCCTCCACGTGGACCTCTGGAACGACGCGCCCGAGACGTAG
- a CDS encoding 6-pyruvoyl trahydropterin synthase family protein has product MAERVLESPPVESERTLYVGRDRPIRISAGHRIRHHDGKCSRPHGHNYEITVKVVGELREEGWVVDKGDVTSVISEWDHRFLLEAGDPLVEAFEESGDGDGVVVLDAPPTAEVMSAILERRLAEKLPSNVSEVAVQVSETAELCGGSTF; this is encoded by the coding sequence ATGGCTGAACGAGTACTGGAGTCTCCTCCTGTGGAGTCCGAGCGCACCCTCTACGTCGGCCGAGACCGGCCGATTCGAATCAGCGCCGGGCACCGCATCCGCCACCACGACGGCAAGTGCAGTCGCCCCCACGGGCACAACTACGAGATTACCGTGAAAGTCGTCGGCGAGTTGCGCGAGGAGGGATGGGTCGTGGACAAGGGCGACGTGACTTCGGTTATCTCCGAGTGGGACCACCGATTCCTGCTGGAGGCGGGCGACCCCCTCGTAGAGGCGTTCGAGGAGTCGGGCGACGGCGACGGCGTGGTCGTGTTGGACGCGCCCCCGACCGCCGAGGTCATGAGCGCGATACTGGAGCGCCGACTCGCCGAGAAGTTGCCCAGTAACGTCTCGGAAGTCGCGGTGCAGGTGAGCGAGACGGCCGAACTCTGCGGCGGGTCCACCTTCTGA
- a CDS encoding DEAD/DEAH box helicase: MNDSDLVDIEVTHDDPEEVVADYAAGSADFSFHRHTVVANRLSAGQPDAELRSLASVDDEQVKLLEHQVEAAHRALFEMDGKALLADEVGLGKTIEVGMILKEMHYRQTDDSVLVLTPAQLAKQWQGELREKFGLEFVCNYDDEFRGFDAHDRVIASIDTAKSDRHRAAVLARDWDVLVLDEAHYVKNEETDRYALVDGLTYDYAFFLTATPIQNELADLYNIVSLLRPGLFGSRETFHRYFVERDEETLVNRDELQRRLSQVMIRNRRAETDIDFTDRVIDTRRFDPTEAEMDLYESVSDYVRSAYSEDGGQKLVLMLLQKEVVSSPAALERTIREQLDDHRELAHRDELETILDEIAAIDTPTKQRRLFDIVEEARERVEMGRVIVFTQFRETQRRVLDALDERGYETHAFHGGHSSDEKERIVDDFREDGGVLVSTDAMNEGRNLQFCNVMVNYDLPWNPMKVEQRIGRIHRIGQKREVYVFNVALNDTVEEYVLDKLYHKIDLFQQTVGELSTILTRLEDSGRSFEDEIFDRLVDADSEIDLENDFEGMAIDLEEQRDLSRKVEQFNTGVFESFDLGADDD; this comes from the coding sequence ATGAACGATAGCGACCTCGTGGACATCGAGGTCACGCACGACGACCCCGAGGAGGTGGTGGCCGACTACGCCGCCGGGAGCGCGGACTTCTCGTTTCACCGCCACACCGTGGTCGCGAATCGCCTCTCGGCCGGGCAACCCGACGCCGAACTCCGGTCGCTCGCCAGCGTGGACGACGAGCAGGTCAAACTCCTCGAACATCAGGTAGAGGCCGCCCACCGCGCGCTCTTCGAGATGGACGGCAAGGCGCTACTTGCCGACGAGGTGGGACTGGGCAAGACCATCGAAGTCGGGATGATTCTCAAGGAGATGCACTACCGCCAGACCGACGACTCGGTGCTGGTTCTCACCCCCGCCCAACTCGCCAAGCAGTGGCAGGGCGAACTCCGCGAGAAGTTCGGTCTGGAGTTCGTCTGCAACTACGACGACGAGTTTCGAGGCTTCGACGCCCACGACCGCGTTATCGCCAGCATCGACACCGCAAAGAGCGACCGCCACCGCGCCGCCGTCCTCGCGCGCGACTGGGACGTTCTCGTGTTGGACGAGGCCCACTACGTCAAAAACGAGGAGACCGACCGCTACGCCCTCGTGGACGGTCTCACCTACGACTACGCCTTCTTCCTCACCGCGACCCCCATCCAGAACGAACTCGCCGACCTCTACAACATCGTCTCGCTCCTGCGGCCCGGACTGTTCGGCAGTCGGGAGACGTTCCACCGCTACTTCGTGGAACGCGACGAGGAGACGCTGGTGAACCGCGACGAACTCCAGCGGCGTCTGAGTCAGGTGATGATTCGAAACCGCCGGGCCGAGACCGACATCGACTTCACCGACCGGGTTATCGACACCCGGCGCTTCGACCCGACCGAGGCCGAGATGGACCTCTACGAGTCGGTTTCGGACTACGTTCGGTCCGCGTACAGCGAGGACGGCGGCCAGAAGCTCGTCCTGATGCTCCTCCAGAAGGAAGTCGTCAGCAGTCCGGCCGCCTTAGAGCGGACCATCCGCGAGCAACTCGACGACCACCGAGAACTCGCCCACCGCGACGAACTCGAAACGATTCTGGACGAGATAGCCGCCATCGACACCCCCACCAAGCAACGCCGACTGTTCGACATCGTGGAGGAGGCCCGCGAACGCGTCGAGATGGGCCGGGTCATCGTGTTCACCCAGTTCCGCGAGACCCAGCGGCGGGTCCTAGACGCCTTAGACGAACGGGGCTACGAGACCCACGCCTTCCACGGCGGCCATTCGAGCGACGAGAAAGAGCGAATCGTGGACGACTTCCGCGAGGACGGCGGCGTTTTGGTCTCGACCGACGCGATGAACGAGGGGCGCAACCTCCAGTTCTGCAACGTGATGGTCAACTACGACCTGCCGTGGAACCCGATGAAGGTCGAACAGCGCATCGGCCGGATTCACCGCATCGGCCAGAAGCGCGAGGTGTACGTCTTCAACGTGGCGCTGAACGACACCGTAGAGGAGTACGTTCTCGACAAACTCTACCACAAAATCGACCTCTTCCAGCAGACCGTCGGCGAGTTGAGTACCATCCTCACCCGCCTCGAAGACTCCGGACGGAGCTTTGAGGACGAAATCTTCGACCGACTCGTAGACGCCGACTCGGAAATCGACCTCGAAAACGACTTCGAGGGGATGGCAATCGACCTCGAAGAACAGCGGGACCTCTCCCGGAAAGTCGAGCAGTTCAACACCGGCGTCTTCGAGAGCTTCGATTTGGGGGCCGACGATGACTGA